One Myotis daubentonii chromosome 3, mMyoDau2.1, whole genome shotgun sequence genomic window carries:
- the IGSF10 gene encoding immunoglobulin superfamily member 10 isoform X1, giving the protein MSHMHPNWGRRCSLQPRMKVKGGGIACLLVSFSVICLVATPGGSACPRRCACYVPTEVHCTFRYLTAIPDSIPPNVERINLGYNSLVKLTEIDFSGLNKLELLMLHSNGIHTIPAKTFSDLQALQVLKMSYNKVRKLQKDTFYGLRSLTRLHMDHNNIEFINPEVFYGLTFLRLVHLEGNRLTKLHPDTFVSLRYLQIFKTSFIKYLYLSDNFLSSLPQDMASYMPDLESLYLHGNPWTCDCHLKWLSDWIQEKPDTIKCKKDRSLSSSQQCPLCTNPRTSKGKLLATVPAAAFLCVKPTIDPSLKLKSWTIVEDSSSVSISPQKFMAPFGSLILNMTDQSGNEANMACSIQKPSRTSSIAFTEDNDYITLNTSFSTFLVCNIDYSHIRPVWQILALYSDSPLILERSHLVTKTPQLYYQYKQMAPKPEDIFTNIEAGLRADPPWLMQEQISLQLNRTATTLNTLQIQFSSDAQVTLPRSEMGPVSHKWTMILRDSNTKLERTVVAGGTIDLDCPGQGDPAPHLEWLLADGSKVRAPYVSEDGRILIDKTGKLELQMADSFDTGTYNCISTNYADADILTYRITVVEPYTEPFHENGAHHTVFIGETLDLPCHSTGVPDASISWVLPGNTVLSQSSREKQILNGTLRILQVTQKDQGHYRCVAANPSGVDFLINQVSVKIKGPSPVENNIEMDGSGFDEPDPTVHVKDPPAAQLLTSVPMGGEAGKQVLSSSTSKKHNRDLRPRQRGDSTNRRFREQRRQFPPSAQRIDPRHWAEFLEKAKKKTMPQNQENSTARPPSQVTQLLKIPGEEGDSSGMLPPDEELMVLTTKVSSVLERTVPDGSRKISDSPVPTVITGTEVSPVVSPQLPPPEKQIDFKLSTTVEATAISRNINPTTSSKMQDTNNQHVSAVFPLLPETTRFQDADDTGRREHLQSAPPITVGTKIKDVNTKILSNSNSKTSIVLRSENATNGHQPSVTGRSEPRSRYFSSHVTQKLSTSRLPSSSYSAAHSQIQTPRNNATNNALSRRFGRRRKIWGRGRIIRPYRTPVLPWQRRGFVRPPSRGSSEERTTELGSVCPSCAPIEKFTIPTSEGATLSSPTSSPVTLPKADRVTAAEPTTLVYNLSPSLLPDSKANVVTEKTPPTVKDFGAESTQVFPPGAVMTHAPTSVTMEKTHGTNVGCPSVSNISEAKRDSMITSPLPGPATEPSMPMTRALTRLSRKKFPWRQIFVNNHIQTGSLKSQHTFGSQESTATVLSQASPALPTDNISPFHFTAHSANVMQIPYVTLATALHSATPTPHSRSLPAVGELPFPPVSPTLRSSSSKEPHTNFISVQIASLTSPLTAPASITINKTQVTRPSTGEVHSKKEHPSRKDPSSSASLSSGFTIPPAVTLPAPTTAETAAEPSVSAFTSPRLENTKRMAGTIDLYSRTLNRTDVIKEPSQETTQTLKSTAASESTSPSTLHQRPTARATPIGHPAVPPFLRSSATPMPVSSSPPSSNPSAVTNNVVTPLFWRKTNTMFQRPEPSSRNANPQQLAAEVTTSPKAHPNAKFTFGTTYFIYSSLVPFTPMPAQITFKPKNSKLTPSLRSENHFWNKSYLEIAPKGKMPEVSMLPTPGLPEDNTHAPNWDIQKTVKSGSDKTPTQKITTPEILPFEPLSRNIFKRPRIVGGKAASFTVPADSDAFLPCEAVGNPLPTIHWTRVSLGLDLSTRKQNSRFQVLPNGTLSIQRVDTQDRGQYLCSASNPFGKDHLQVTLSVVSYPPRILERHTKEITVHSGSTAELQCRAEGRPMPKISWILPNQTVVSESSKGNWQALVTSDGTLVIHNLSIYDRGFYKCMASNSAGQDSLLVKMQVITAPPVILEQRRQVIAGTWGASLKLPCTAKGTPQPSVHWVLSDGTEVKPLQLIDSNLFLFSNGTLYIRNVASSDGGTYECIATSSTGSDRRVVILTTEEPETMPRIESTSQTWNEVNFGDKLLLNCSAIGKPKPKILWRLPSKAVVDQWHRMGSRIHVYPNGSLFIGSITEKDGGDYLCVARNKIGDDLILMHVSLKLRPAKIDHKQHFKMHVFHGKDFQIDCKASGSPVPQISWSLPDGTVINNAMQADDSRWRTRRYTLFDNGTLYFNRVGVAEEGDYTCYAQNPVGKDEMKVHLTVITAAPRIKQGFKAKPRVRAGDTATFDCEAVGEPKPKVFWLLPSSDMILFSKNRYTFHANGSLSINNVKLLDSGEYVCVAQNPSGEDTKMYKLEVVSRPPLINGLYTNKTVIKATAVRHSKKHLDCRAEGTPSPQVMWIMPDNIFLTAPYHGSRITVHKNGTLEIRNVRHSDSAEFTCVAQNEGGESVLVVQLEVLEMLRRPTFRNPSNEKIVAQVGKPTALNCSADGNPLPEIIWILPNGTRFSRGPHSPQHLTASSGSLVIYKTTRDDAGKYRCGARNKVGYIEKLIVLEIGQKPVILTNALGTVYGISGDSLSLHCVSDGSPKPDIKWTVPSGHIIDRPQISAKYILHENGTLVIKEATAYDRGNYICKAQNSVGHALVTVPVLVVAYPPRITNRPPRSILTRTGAAVELHCVALGVPKPEITWEMPDHSLLSMANRGRTHGTELFHPQGTLVIQNPQSSDSGIYKCTAKNALGSDSATTYMQVI; this is encoded by the exons ATACCATAAAATGCAAAAAAGACAGAAGTCTCTCCAGTTCTCAGCAATGTCCACTCTGCACGAACCCCAGGACCTCTAAAGGCAAGCTCTTAGCTACAGTCCCAGCTGCAGCTTTCCTGTGTGTCAAGCCAACCATTGATCCATCTCTGAAACTGAAGAGCTGGACTATTGTGGAAGACAGCAGTTCTGTGTCCATCTCTCCCCAAAAGTTCATGGCACCCTTCGGCTCCCTCATTTTGAATATGACAGACCAGTCTGGGAATGAAGCTAACATGGCCTGTAGTATCCAAAAGCCATCAAGGACATCATCTATTGCATTCACTGAAGACAATGACTACATCACGCTAAATACATCGTTTTCTACATTTCTGGTGTGTAACATAGACTATAGTCACATTCGGCCGGTGTGGCAAATTCTGGCTTTGTACAGTGACTCTCCTCTGATACTAGAAAGGAGCCACTTGGTCACTAAAACACCACAACTCTACTACCAATATAAACAGATGGCTCCTAAGCCTGAAGACATCTTTACCAACATAGAGGCTGGTCTCAGAGCAGATCCTCCTTGGTTAATGCAAGAACAAATTTCCTTGCAGCTAAACAGAACTGCCACCACACTCAATACATTGCAGATCCAGTTCTCCAGTGATGCTCAGGTCACTTTACCACGGTCAGAGATGGGGCCAGTAAGTCACAAATGGACCATGATTCTCAGGGATAGCAATACTAAGCTGGAACGCACTGTTGTGGCTGGCGGGACCATTGACTTAGACTGCCCAGGCCAAGGAGACCCCGCCCCACATTTGGAGTGGCTTCTGGCTGATGGGAGTAAAGTGAGAGCCCCATATGTTAGTGAGGATGGAAGAATCCTAATAGACAAAACTGGAAAACTGGAACTCCAGATGGCTGATAGTTTTGACACAGGCACTTACAACTGCATAAGCACCAATTACGCTGATGCGGATATTCTTACTTATAGGATTACTGTGGTAGAGCCCTACACAGAACCCTTTCATGAAAACGGAGCTCATCATACCGTTTTCATTGGTGAAACACTTGACCTTCCATGCCATTCCACTGGTGTCCCAGATGCCTCTATTAGCTGGGTTCTCCCAGGAAACACTGTGCTCTCTCAGTCCTCAAGAGAGAAACAAATTCTCAATGGCACACTACGAATATTACAGGTCACCCAAAAAGACCAGGGTCATTATCGTTGTGTTGCAGCCAACCCATCAGGGGTTGATTTTTTGATTAATCAAGTTTCAGTCAAAATAAAAGGGCCAAGCCCAGTGGAGAATAACATAGAAATGGATGGATCTGGATTTGATGAGCCTGATCCCACTGTGCACGTGAAGGACCCACCAGCTGCACAGCTCCTGACATCTGTTCCAATGGGAGGTGAGGCTGGAAAGCAAGTCTTGAGCTCAAGTACAAGTAAGAAGCACAATCGGGATTTAAGACCTCGGCAGCGTGGAGACTCAACAAACCGACGTTTCAGGGAGCAGAGGAGGCAGTTCCCACCCTCTGCTCAGAGAATTGACCCACGACACTGGGCAGAATTTCTGGAGAAAGCTAAAAAGAAGACAATGCCACAGAATCAAGAAAATTCCACAGCGAGGCCACCTTCACAGGTCACCCAACTCCTAAAAATTCCTGGTGAGGAAGGAGACTCTTCGGGCATGCTTCCTCCAGATGAGGAATTGATGGTCCTCACAACTAAAGTGTCCAGTGTTCTGGAAAGGACAGTGCCTGATGGTTCCAGAAAAATATCTGATAGCCCTGTGCCAACTGTAATTACTGGTACTGAAGTTTCCCCAGTTGTCAGTCCACAGTTGCCACCACCTGAAAAACAAATAGATTTTAAACTATCTACTACTGTTGAAGCTACAGCCATATCAAGGAACATAAACCCAACCACATCAAGCAAAATGCAAGACACAAACAACCAACATGTATCCGCTGTCTTTCCTCTACTACCTGAGACAACTCGATTTCAGGATGCTGATGACACGGGGAGAAGAGAGCATTTGCAAAGTGCACCCCCAATAACAGTGGGGACGAAGATCAAAGATGTCAATACCAAAATACTTAGTAATTCTAATAGCAAAACTAGTATAGTCTTAAGATCGGAAAATGCCACAAATGGTCACCAGCCATCTGTAACAGGAAGAAGTGAACCCAGAAGCAGGTACTTCAGTTCTCACGTGACTCAAAAGCTTAGCACCTCAAGGCTCCCTTCAAGCTCATACAGTGCTGCTCACTCTCAGATACAGACCCCTAGGAATAATGCAACTAATAATGCACTGTCCAGACGCTTTGGCAGACGGAGGAAAATCTGGGGAAGAGGGCGAATTATCCGTCCATACAGAACTCCAGTCCTCCCATGGCAGAGACGTGGCTTTGTGAGGCCACCATCCAGGGGGTCTTCTGAAGAAAGAACCACAGAGCTCGGCTCCGTGTGCCCGTCCTGTGCTCCCATAGAGAAGTTCACCATTCCCACCTCTGAGGGAGCAACCTTGTCTTCTCCAACTTCTTCTCCCGTCACCCTCCCCAAAGCTGACAGGGTCACAGCAGCAGAGCCTACAACCCTAGTCTACAACCTTAGCCCATCATTGCTACCTGATAGCAAAGCAAATGTAGTTACTGAGAAAACACCACCCACGGTAAAAGATTTCGGTGCTGAAAGTACCCAAGTGTTTCCACCTGGTGCAGTCATGACTCATGCCCCAACATCCGTAACTATGGAGAAAACTCATGGAACAAATGTTGGTTGCCCAAGTGTGTCTAACATCAGTGAAGCTAAACGAGATTCAATGATTACATCACCACTTCCAGGTCCTGCCACTGAACCATCTATGCCTATGACTAGAGCCCTGACAAGACTTTCAAGAAAGAAATTTCCCTGGCGTCAGATCTTTGTAAATAACCATATCCAAACAGGGAGCTTAAAGAGTCAGCATACATTTGGTTCACAAGAAAGCACAGCCACAGTGCTTTCTCAAGCATCTCCTGCTTTACCCACAGATAACATTTCCCCCTTTCACTTCACAGCACACTCAGCAAATGTGATGCAAATTCCATATGTAACACTGGCTACTGCTCTGCACAgtgccacccccacaccccattcTAGAAGTCTTCCCGCAGTAGGAGAGCTGCCCTTCCCACCCGTTTCCCCAACACTTCGTAGTAGCTCAAGCAAGGAACCCCATACAAATTTCATATCAGTGCAAATAGCCTCGCTGACAAGTCCTCTTACTGCCCCTGCTTCTATCACTATTAATAAAACCCAAGTAACCAGACCCAGCACAGGAGAAGTACACAGCAAAAAGGAGCATCCAAGCAGGAAGGACCCAAGCAGCTCTGCCAGCCTGAGTTCTGGCTTCACTATACCCCCTGCTGTGACGCTCCCTGCTCCAACCACAGCAGAAACTGCAGCTGAGCCCAGTGTCTCTGCTTTCACTAGTCCCCGCCTAGAAAACACCAAGAGAATGGCAGGCACAATTGATCTTTATTCAAGAACACTTAATAGGACAGATGTAATTAAAGAACCATCCCAAGAGACTACTCAGACTTTGAAGAGCACAGCTGCTTCTGAAAGCACTTCGCCCAGCACACTGCACCAGAGGCCCACAGCCAGGGCCACACCCATTGGACACCCGGCTGTGCCACCGTTCCTAAGGAGCAGTGCCACCCCAATGCcagtctcctcctcccctccctcgaGTAACCCGAGCGCAGTTACCAACAATGTGGTAACTCCCCTTTTCTGGAGGAAGACAAATACAATGTTCCAGCGGCCTGAACCTTCAAGTCGCAACGCTAATCCACAGCAATTAGCAGCAGAGGTTACAACATCTCCCAAGGCTCATCCAAATGCCAAGTTCACATTTGGAACCACCTACTTTATCTACTCTAGTCTAGTACCTTTTACTCCTATGCCAGCACAAATAACATTTAAACCAAAGAATTCTAAATTGACTCCTTCTCTCAGGTCAGAAAACCACTTTTGGAATAAGTCCTACCTGGAAATTGCCCCAAAAGGCAAAATGCCAGAGGTGAGCATGTTGCCTACTCCAGGCTTGCCAGAGGACAACACTCATGCTCCAAACTGGGATATACAGAAGACTGTGAAGAGTGGCTCTGATAAGACACCGACTCAAAAAATAACAACTCCTGAAATTCTTCCCTTTGAGCCTTTGTCTAGGAATATATTCAAAAGGCCCAGAATAGTTGGAGGAAAGGCAGCGAGTTTTACTGTCCCGGCCGACTCAGATGCCTTTCTTCCTTGTGAGGCTGTGGGAAACCCGCTGCCTACCATCCACTGGACCAGAGTCTCATTAG gGCTTGATTTGTCTACAAGGAAACAGAATAGCAGGTTCCAGGTGCTCCCCAATGGCACCCTGTCCATACAGAGGGTGGACACTCAGGACCGTGGACAGTACCTGTGCTCAGCATCCAATCCATTTGGCAAAGACCACCTTCAGGTCACCTTGTCTGTGGTTTCCTATCCCCCCAGGATCCTGGAGAGACATACCAAAGAGATCACAGTCCATTCTGGAAGCACTGCAGAACTGCAGTGCAGAGCTGAAGGTAGGCCAATGCCTAAGATTTCCTGGATTCTCCCAAACCAAACAGTAGTGTCAGAATCATCCAAAGGGAATTGGCAGGCCCTGGTGACATCTGACGGAACGTTGGTCATCCACAACCTCAGCATTTATGACCGGGGCTTTTACAAATGCATGGCCAGCAACTCTGCTGGCCAGGATTCACTGCTGGTTAAAATGCAAGTCATCACCGCCCCGCCTGTCATTCTAGAGCAAAGGAGGCAGGTCATTGCAGGGACGTGGGGTGCAAGTTTGAAACTGCCCTGTACTGCAAAAGGAACTCCTCAGCCCAGTGTTCACTGGGTTCTCTCTGATGGCACTGAAGTGAAACCACTACAGCTTATTGATTCCAACTTGTTCTTATTTTCCAATGGGACGCTGTATATAAGAAACGTAGCCTCTTCAGACGGGGGCACTTATGAATGCATTGCGACCAGCTCCACTGGCTCTGACAGAAGGGTGGTAATTCTCACAACGGAGGAGCCGGAGACCATGCCCAGGATAGAATCTACATCCCAGACATGGAATGAGGTGAATTTTGGGGACAAATTACTACTGAACTGCTCAGCCATCGGCAAACCCAAACCCAAAATACTCTGGAGGCTGCCATCCAAGGCTGTTGTGGACCAGTGGCACAG AATGGGCAGTCGAATCCACGTCTACCCAAATGGGTCCCTGTTTATTGGATCAATAACAGAAAAAGATGGTGGTGACTACTTGTGTGTGGCAAGAAACAAAATAGGGGATGATCTGATACTGATGCATGTTAGCCTAAAGCTGAGACCTGCCAAAATTGATCAcaagcaacattttaaaatgcatgtgtTTCATGGGAAAGACTTCCAAATTGATTGCAAGGCTTCTGGCTCACCAGTGCCCCAGATATCTTGGAGTTTGCCCGATGGAACGGTGATAAATAATGCAATGCAAGCTGATGACAGCAGGTGGCGTACCAGGAGGTATACTCTTTTCGACAATGGAACCTTGTACTTCAACAGGGTTGGGGTAGCAGAGGAAGGGGATTATACTTGCTATGCCCAGAACCCTGTAGGGAAGGATGAGATGAAGGTCCACCTAACGGTCATAACTGCTGCCCCACGGATCAAGCAGGGTTTCAAGGCCAAACCCCGAGTCAGGGCTGGAGACACAGCCACCTTTGACTGTGAGGCTGTTGGGGAACCCAAACCAAAAGTATTTTGGCTGCTGCCTTCCAGTGATATGATTTTATTCTCAAAAAATAGGTACACATTTCATGCCAATGGGTCTTTGTCCATCAACAATGTCAAACTGCTCGATTCtggagagtatgtgtgtgtggccCAGAATCCCAGTGGGGAAGACACCAAAATGTATAAGCTGGAAGTTGTCTCCAGGCCCCCGTTAATCAATGGTCTGTATACCAACAAAACTGTCATCAAAGCCACCGCCGTGAGGCATTCCAAAAAGCACTTGGATTGCAGAGCTGAAGGGACACCATCTCCCCAAGTTATGTGGATCATGCCAGACAACATTTTCCTCACCGCCCCATACCATGGAAGCAGAATCACGGTCCATAAAAATGGAACCTTGGAGATTAGGAATGTGAGGCATTCAGATTCAGCCGAGTTTACCTGCGTGGCTCAGAATGAAGGAGGAGAGAGTGTGCTGGTAGTACAGCTGGAAGTACTGGAAATGCTGAGAAGACCAACATTCAGAAATCCATCTAATGAAAAAATAGTTGCCCAGGTTGGGAAGCCCACAGCATTGAACTGCTCTGCTGATGGAAACCCACTACCTGAAATAATCTGGATTTTACCGAATGGCACACGGTTTTCCAGGGGACCACACAGCCCTCAGCACCTGACAGCAAGCAGCGGTTCTTTAGTGATTTATAAAACAACTCGGGATGACGCAGGGAAATACCGGTGTGGGGCAAGAAACAAAGTGGGCTATATTGAGAAATTGATTGTATTAGAAATTGGCCAGAAGCCAGTTATTCTTACCAATGCATTGGGAACAGTGTATGGCATCAGTGGGGACTCTCTCTCATTGCACTGTGTGTCAGATGGAAGCCCTAAGCCAGATATCAAGTGGACTGTACCAAGTGGTCATATAATAGACAGACCTCAAATTAGTGCAAAATACATATTGCATGAAAATGGCACTTTAGTCATCAAAGAAGCAACAGCTTATGACAGAGGAAACTATATCTGTAAGGCTCAAAACAGTGTAGGCCATGCACTGGTTACTGTTCCAGTATTGGTTGTAGCCTACCCTCCCCGAATTACAAATCGCCCACCCAGGAGCATCCTCACAAGGACAGGGGCAGCTGTTGAGCTtcactgtgtggccctgggcgtCCCCAAGCCGGAAATCACATGGGAGATGCCTGACCACTCCCTGCTGTCAATGGCAAATAGAGGGAGGACACATGGGACTGAGCTTTTCCACCCACAAGGCACCCTAGTCATTCAGAACCCTCAGAGCTCAGACTCCGGGATATACAAGTGCACAGCAAAGAACGCACTTGGTAGTGATTCTGCAACAACTTATATGCAAGTGATCTGa